One genomic segment of Trichoplusia ni isolate ovarian cell line Hi5 chromosome 5, tn1, whole genome shotgun sequence includes these proteins:
- the LOC113494461 gene encoding EKC/KEOPS complex subunit TP53RK, translating to MDESEPQLLKQGAEARVYICKYLGKQTIIKERFQKKYRHPDLDIEIVKERIRNEARSILRCKYANIRTPALYLVDFERRKIYMEYLATNITVKDFVIKHGSANEHFDTIAKMIGQTLRKLHDYNIVHGDLTSSNMLIIPKVQNDGDWFDPAWLAKGQVELVMIDFGLSYIDASVEDKGVDLYVLERALLSTHSNYENLFETILEAYKTANPKGGVEETISKFEEVRARGRKRTMIG from the coding sequence ATGGATGAAAGTGAACCGCAACTACTGAAGCAAGGTGCCGAAGCCAGGGTTTACATTTGCAAGTATCTTGGaaaacaaactataataaaagaaagattCCAGAAAAAATATCGGCATCCTGATTTGGATATCGAAATAGTCAAAGAGCGAATTAGAAACGAAGCACGTTCCATACTCCGCTGCAAGTATGCTAATATTAGGACACCAGCACTATACCTTGTTGATTTTGAGAGACGGAAAATATACATGGAGTATTTAGCAACCAATATCACAGTTAAAGATTTTGTAATAAAGCATGGATCAGCTAATGAACATTTTGATACAATAGCAAAAATGATTGGTCAAACATTGAGAAAGCTTcacgattataatattgttcACGGAGATTTGACGTCATCAAACATGTTGATTATTCCTAAAGTTCAAAACGACGGGGATTGGTTTGATCCTGCTTGGCTTGCAAAAGGGCAGGTTGAGTTGGTTATGATTGACTTTGGTCTGTCGTACATTGATGCTAGTGTTGAGGACAAAGGTGTCGACCTGTATGTCCTTGAAAGAGCTTTATTAAGTACACACAGTAATTATGAGAATTTGTTTGAGACTATCCTTGAAGCTTACAAGACTGCTAACCCTAAAGGTGGAGTGGAGGAAACTATCAGTAAGTTTGAAGAGGTTCGAGCCAGAGGCAGGAAGAGAACTATGATTGGTtag
- the LOC113494465 gene encoding 39S ribosomal protein L39, mitochondrial isoform X1 — MKRHILCLTTRLTQNSLIKTLPLSRFLSSKEAIDRRYHLFMLEKKRQYDKVGRIEKIEVQYKGLPNECTLIMNKDISTPYDCARHLSQFHMETSALALIDNTIYWDMHRPLTENCTLELQSFTCADPHQVNRAFWRTCSFMLGACATVAFKDSVPVKLHSFPGPDIRSGSFIYDVDLPSLGNWQPTHQELVTLGAEYVKLARLNEPLERLEVGEDLALEMFVDNEHKTKQIPSIAKANGKVTLYKVGKHVDISKGPMISTTGQIGRVAVTAVHKLNGSEDNDANQLYRFQGVALPTGVTINHFAFSILTDRARKLNTARSPVQRAADCEESESIAMKA, encoded by the exons atgaagCGCCATATCTTATGTTTAACGACCAGATTGACTCAAAATTCTCTTATAAAAACACTACCATTGAGCA GATTTTTAAGTTCGAAAGAAGCTATAGATCGTCGTTACCACTTGTTTATGTTGGAGAAGAAGCGTCAGTATGACAAAGTTGGAAGAATCGAGAAGATTGAAGTACAATATAAGGGATTGCCAAATGAGTGCACTCTGATCATGAATAAGGATATTTCTACACCTTACGACTGCGCTAGAC atcTAAGTCAGTTTCACATGGAGACCAGTGCACTGGCTTTGATTGACAACACAATATACTGGGACATGCACAGACCACTCACAGAAAACTGCACATTGGAA cTACAATCTTTCACATGCGCGGACCCTCACCAAGTGAACCGCGCATTCTGGCGGACGTGCTCGTTCATGCTCGGCGCGTGCGCAACCGTCGCCTTCAAGGACTCAGTGCCCGTCAAACTGCACAGCTTCCCCGGACCAGACA TTCGCAGCGGTTCCTTCATCTACGATGTGGACCTTCCCTCGCTGGGCAACTGGCAGCCGACTCATCAGGAGCTGGTGACCCTGGGCGCGGAGTACGTGAAGCTCGCGAGACTGAACGAGCCTCTGGAGCGGCTGGAGGTGGGCGAGGACCTGGCGCTGGAAATGTTTGTGGACAACGAACATAAGACCAAGCAGATACCTAGCATAGCTAAGGCTAATG GCAAAGTGACTCTATACAAAGTGGGTAAACATGTGGACATCTCCAAGGGCCCCATGATCAGTACTACTGGACAGATCGGCAGGGTCGCCGTCACAGCTGTACATAAATTAAATG GATCAGAAGACAACGACGCCAATCAGCTGTACAGGTTCCAGGGAGTTGCCTTACCGACTGGCGTAACCATCAACCACTTTGCTTTCTCCATACTTACTGACAGAGCCAGAAAATTG AACACAGCTAGATCACCAGTCCAGAGAGCAGCTGACTGCGAGGAGTCAGAGAGTATAGCCATGAAGGCATAG
- the LOC113494465 gene encoding 39S ribosomal protein L39, mitochondrial isoform X2 — protein sequence MKRHILCLTTRLTQNSLIKTLPLRFLSSKEAIDRRYHLFMLEKKRQYDKVGRIEKIEVQYKGLPNECTLIMNKDISTPYDCARHLSQFHMETSALALIDNTIYWDMHRPLTENCTLELQSFTCADPHQVNRAFWRTCSFMLGACATVAFKDSVPVKLHSFPGPDIRSGSFIYDVDLPSLGNWQPTHQELVTLGAEYVKLARLNEPLERLEVGEDLALEMFVDNEHKTKQIPSIAKANGKVTLYKVGKHVDISKGPMISTTGQIGRVAVTAVHKLNGSEDNDANQLYRFQGVALPTGVTINHFAFSILTDRARKLNTARSPVQRAADCEESESIAMKA from the exons atgaagCGCCATATCTTATGTTTAACGACCAGATTGACTCAAAATTCTCTTATAAAAACACTACCATTGA GATTTTTAAGTTCGAAAGAAGCTATAGATCGTCGTTACCACTTGTTTATGTTGGAGAAGAAGCGTCAGTATGACAAAGTTGGAAGAATCGAGAAGATTGAAGTACAATATAAGGGATTGCCAAATGAGTGCACTCTGATCATGAATAAGGATATTTCTACACCTTACGACTGCGCTAGAC atcTAAGTCAGTTTCACATGGAGACCAGTGCACTGGCTTTGATTGACAACACAATATACTGGGACATGCACAGACCACTCACAGAAAACTGCACATTGGAA cTACAATCTTTCACATGCGCGGACCCTCACCAAGTGAACCGCGCATTCTGGCGGACGTGCTCGTTCATGCTCGGCGCGTGCGCAACCGTCGCCTTCAAGGACTCAGTGCCCGTCAAACTGCACAGCTTCCCCGGACCAGACA TTCGCAGCGGTTCCTTCATCTACGATGTGGACCTTCCCTCGCTGGGCAACTGGCAGCCGACTCATCAGGAGCTGGTGACCCTGGGCGCGGAGTACGTGAAGCTCGCGAGACTGAACGAGCCTCTGGAGCGGCTGGAGGTGGGCGAGGACCTGGCGCTGGAAATGTTTGTGGACAACGAACATAAGACCAAGCAGATACCTAGCATAGCTAAGGCTAATG GCAAAGTGACTCTATACAAAGTGGGTAAACATGTGGACATCTCCAAGGGCCCCATGATCAGTACTACTGGACAGATCGGCAGGGTCGCCGTCACAGCTGTACATAAATTAAATG GATCAGAAGACAACGACGCCAATCAGCTGTACAGGTTCCAGGGAGTTGCCTTACCGACTGGCGTAACCATCAACCACTTTGCTTTCTCCATACTTACTGACAGAGCCAGAAAATTG AACACAGCTAGATCACCAGTCCAGAGAGCAGCTGACTGCGAGGAGTCAGAGAGTATAGCCATGAAGGCATAG
- the LOC113494463 gene encoding gastrulation defective protein 1 homolog isoform X1, with protein MSHREGNPGYPRDNKQWNWTKRISKFQIMENFAGDGSNSSEASSSGFGTFGRTPIQEHKEIEEIAEDLENQHVQQVMGIKNFGKKAKNFDLDQLVEQAKINAQEANKKRLEAEAASLKEAENKEAESDDDLIGPPLPPGLSQDDEDEIGPPIPPEILNKISGKDSKTKKGDNKDGDDSYDDLSGSDDEELPLEKRIPNSHEVEMLHGTKAVVALAVDPSGARLATGSIDYDVSFWDFAGMDSSMRSFRTLQPCENHPIKALQYSTTGDSILVVSGAAQAKVLDRDGFEVLECVKGDQYINDMAKTKGHTAALNSGCWHPHIRDEFMTCSQDGTLRLWLTENPKQHKAVIKPRQQGGLKTNPTACTFSRDGNTVACGCYDGSIQMWDHRKNFVNTTACLRDGHQRQSEISSISYSYLGSYLASRGNDDTLKLWDLRNFKKPLNVFGNLFSRYEQTDCAFSPDDTLVFTGESLQRGQDTGRLIFYNTKTFEQVSHIDVTKSHVIKGIWHAKLNQIFVGCGNGVVKCYFDQKKSLRGAKLCIVKTHRKKHSVEVVSAQQIITPHALPLFRQEKLRTSKKKMEKDRLDPVKSHRPDLPITSGQGGRVAASGSTLSSFVIRNLGLSKRVDDEQDPREAILKYAKEAEENPFWVAPAYKKTQPQPIFQNGAEEEGPSDPKKPKTS; from the exons GCAGGCGACGGCAGTAATAGCAGTGAAGCCTCGTCATCCGGCTTTGGGACTTTTGGACGAACTCCTATCCAAGAACACAAGGAAATTGAAGAAATAGCCGAAGATTTGGAGAACCAGCACGTCCAACAAGTCATGGGTATCAAGAATTTCGGTAAAAAGGCGAAAAACTTTGACCTTGACCAATTAGTCGAACAGGCAAAGATAAATGCGCAGGAAGCCAATAAAAAAAGGTTAGAGGCTGAAGCGGCCTCCTTGAAAGAAGCAGAGAATAAAGAAGCTGAAAGTGATGACGACCTTATAGGCCCACCATTGCCTCCTGGGCTGTCACAAGATGATGAGGATGAAATTGGACCTCCAATCCCTCcagaaatcttaaataaaataagtggaAAAGACAGTAAAACTAAAAAGGGGGACAATAAGGATGGTGATGATAGTTATGATGACTTGAGTGGATCTGATGATGAGGAGCTTCCATTAGAAAAGAGAATACCAAATAGTCATGAG GTGGAAATGCTCCATGGCACTAAAGCTGTAGTGGCTCTGGCAGTTGACCCATCCGGTGCTCGGCTTGCAACAGGATCCATTGATTATGATGTATCCTTCTGGGACTTTGCAG GTATGGACTCGTCAATGCGATCCTTCCGTACTCTCCAGCCGTGTGAGAACCACCCTATCAAGGCCCTCCAGTACTCCACCACAGGAGACTCTATCCTGGTGGTCAGCGGAGCCGCCCAAGCTAAGGTGCTCGACAGAGATGGGTTTGAAGTACTCGAGTGTGTGAAAGGAGACCAATACATCAATGACATGGCAAA AACAAAAGGTCACACAGCAGCTCTGAACAGTGGCTGCTGGCATCCTCACATCAGAGACGAGTTCATGACTTGCTCCCAAGATGGAACCCTCCGCCTCTGGCTCACGGAGAACCCTAAACAACACAAGGCCGTCATCAAGCCGCGCCAGCAAGGAGGCCTCAAGACCAACCCCACAGCCTGCACCTTCTCTAGGGATGGCAACACTGTCGCCTGCGGGTGTTACGACGGCTCCATACAAATGTGGGACCACAGGAAAAACTTCGTCAACACTACAGCTTGCTTGAGAGATGGACATCAGAGACAGTCGGAAATCTCCAGCATATCGTACTCTTACCTCGGGTCCTACCTAGCAAGTAGAGGAAACGATGACACCCTCAAATTATGGGACTTACGAAACTTCAAGAAACCTCTAAATGTCTTTGGAAACCTATTTTCGAGGTATGAACAAACTGACTGCGCGTTCAGTCCAGACGACACTTTAGTATTCACTGGCGAGTCGTTACAAAGAGGCCAAGACACCGGTAGGTTGATATTctataacacaaaaacattcgAACAAGTTAGCCATATAGATGTGACCAAATCTCATGTTATAAAGGGCATTTGGCACGCGAAGTTAAACCAAATCTTCGTTGGATGCGGAAATGGGGTCGTCAAGTGCTATTTCGACCAGAAAAAGAGTCTGAGAGGCGCGAAGCTGTGTATAGTCAAAACTCACAGGAAGAAGCACTCAGTAGAAGTGGTCAGCGCACAGCAGATCATAACTCCTCACGCTTTACCACTATTCAGGCAAGAGAAGTTAAGAACGAGCAAGAAGAAGATGGAGAAAGATAGACTGGATCCAGTCAAGTCTCATAGACCTGACCTTCCGATTACATCTGGACAGGGTGGAAGGGTAGCAGCTTCTGGAAGCACACTAAGCTCCTTCGTTATTAGGAACCTTGGTTTAAGTAAGAGAGTAGATGATGAACAGGATCCAAGGGAGGCTATCCTGAAGTATGCAAAGGAAGCAGAAGAGAATCCGTTCTGGGTCGCTCCTGCGTACAAGAAGACACAGCCGCAGCCTATTTTCCAGAATGGGGCAGAGGAAGAAGGGCCTTCTGATCCTAAGAAGCCAAAGACATCATAG
- the LOC113494463 gene encoding gastrulation defective protein 1 homolog isoform X2: MSSKMNKKPISFGKISLNVKKAGDGSNSSEASSSGFGTFGRTPIQEHKEIEEIAEDLENQHVQQVMGIKNFGKKAKNFDLDQLVEQAKINAQEANKKRLEAEAASLKEAENKEAESDDDLIGPPLPPGLSQDDEDEIGPPIPPEILNKISGKDSKTKKGDNKDGDDSYDDLSGSDDEELPLEKRIPNSHEVEMLHGTKAVVALAVDPSGARLATGSIDYDVSFWDFAGMDSSMRSFRTLQPCENHPIKALQYSTTGDSILVVSGAAQAKVLDRDGFEVLECVKGDQYINDMAKTKGHTAALNSGCWHPHIRDEFMTCSQDGTLRLWLTENPKQHKAVIKPRQQGGLKTNPTACTFSRDGNTVACGCYDGSIQMWDHRKNFVNTTACLRDGHQRQSEISSISYSYLGSYLASRGNDDTLKLWDLRNFKKPLNVFGNLFSRYEQTDCAFSPDDTLVFTGESLQRGQDTGRLIFYNTKTFEQVSHIDVTKSHVIKGIWHAKLNQIFVGCGNGVVKCYFDQKKSLRGAKLCIVKTHRKKHSVEVVSAQQIITPHALPLFRQEKLRTSKKKMEKDRLDPVKSHRPDLPITSGQGGRVAASGSTLSSFVIRNLGLSKRVDDEQDPREAILKYAKEAEENPFWVAPAYKKTQPQPIFQNGAEEEGPSDPKKPKTS; this comes from the exons ATGTCTTCAAAAATGAATAAGAAACCTATATCATTCGGTAAAATcagtttaaatgtcaaaaagGCAGGCGACGGCAGTAATAGCAGTGAAGCCTCGTCATCCGGCTTTGGGACTTTTGGACGAACTCCTATCCAAGAACACAAGGAAATTGAAGAAATAGCCGAAGATTTGGAGAACCAGCACGTCCAACAAGTCATGGGTATCAAGAATTTCGGTAAAAAGGCGAAAAACTTTGACCTTGACCAATTAGTCGAACAGGCAAAGATAAATGCGCAGGAAGCCAATAAAAAAAGGTTAGAGGCTGAAGCGGCCTCCTTGAAAGAAGCAGAGAATAAAGAAGCTGAAAGTGATGACGACCTTATAGGCCCACCATTGCCTCCTGGGCTGTCACAAGATGATGAGGATGAAATTGGACCTCCAATCCCTCcagaaatcttaaataaaataagtggaAAAGACAGTAAAACTAAAAAGGGGGACAATAAGGATGGTGATGATAGTTATGATGACTTGAGTGGATCTGATGATGAGGAGCTTCCATTAGAAAAGAGAATACCAAATAGTCATGAG GTGGAAATGCTCCATGGCACTAAAGCTGTAGTGGCTCTGGCAGTTGACCCATCCGGTGCTCGGCTTGCAACAGGATCCATTGATTATGATGTATCCTTCTGGGACTTTGCAG GTATGGACTCGTCAATGCGATCCTTCCGTACTCTCCAGCCGTGTGAGAACCACCCTATCAAGGCCCTCCAGTACTCCACCACAGGAGACTCTATCCTGGTGGTCAGCGGAGCCGCCCAAGCTAAGGTGCTCGACAGAGATGGGTTTGAAGTACTCGAGTGTGTGAAAGGAGACCAATACATCAATGACATGGCAAA AACAAAAGGTCACACAGCAGCTCTGAACAGTGGCTGCTGGCATCCTCACATCAGAGACGAGTTCATGACTTGCTCCCAAGATGGAACCCTCCGCCTCTGGCTCACGGAGAACCCTAAACAACACAAGGCCGTCATCAAGCCGCGCCAGCAAGGAGGCCTCAAGACCAACCCCACAGCCTGCACCTTCTCTAGGGATGGCAACACTGTCGCCTGCGGGTGTTACGACGGCTCCATACAAATGTGGGACCACAGGAAAAACTTCGTCAACACTACAGCTTGCTTGAGAGATGGACATCAGAGACAGTCGGAAATCTCCAGCATATCGTACTCTTACCTCGGGTCCTACCTAGCAAGTAGAGGAAACGATGACACCCTCAAATTATGGGACTTACGAAACTTCAAGAAACCTCTAAATGTCTTTGGAAACCTATTTTCGAGGTATGAACAAACTGACTGCGCGTTCAGTCCAGACGACACTTTAGTATTCACTGGCGAGTCGTTACAAAGAGGCCAAGACACCGGTAGGTTGATATTctataacacaaaaacattcgAACAAGTTAGCCATATAGATGTGACCAAATCTCATGTTATAAAGGGCATTTGGCACGCGAAGTTAAACCAAATCTTCGTTGGATGCGGAAATGGGGTCGTCAAGTGCTATTTCGACCAGAAAAAGAGTCTGAGAGGCGCGAAGCTGTGTATAGTCAAAACTCACAGGAAGAAGCACTCAGTAGAAGTGGTCAGCGCACAGCAGATCATAACTCCTCACGCTTTACCACTATTCAGGCAAGAGAAGTTAAGAACGAGCAAGAAGAAGATGGAGAAAGATAGACTGGATCCAGTCAAGTCTCATAGACCTGACCTTCCGATTACATCTGGACAGGGTGGAAGGGTAGCAGCTTCTGGAAGCACACTAAGCTCCTTCGTTATTAGGAACCTTGGTTTAAGTAAGAGAGTAGATGATGAACAGGATCCAAGGGAGGCTATCCTGAAGTATGCAAAGGAAGCAGAAGAGAATCCGTTCTGGGTCGCTCCTGCGTACAAGAAGACACAGCCGCAGCCTATTTTCCAGAATGGGGCAGAGGAAGAAGGGCCTTCTGATCCTAAGAAGCCAAAGACATCATAG